CCCTACCATCACCCGACCGTCGCCCTCGCTATCGGCGAGACGAGCGAGCCGATCAACATCTACGCCCGCAACGCCTGGAACGAAACCGGCCTCTATATCGAAGCCGGCGCCAGTTACACGTTCACCGCCACGGGCGAGTGGCTCGACAAGGACGTTCCCTGCGGCCCCGGCGGCACCGCCGATCGGAAATTCCACCTCGGCGAAGTTGCCCACCTCGCCAGCAGCTTCCTCGGCAAGATCGAGAACGCCGTCAACAAACTGAAGGAAAACCCGGGCGTGAACTTCGTCGGCACCAAACGCCACGAAGCCTGGCCGTGGTTCTCCCTCATCGGCGCCATCGCCAACGACGGCCCACAAAACGGCGTCAACCCCACGCCCGACGGCTCTCCGTTCCCGCACCAAACCTTCCTCATCGGCGAAAGCACGCCCGCGCCGCTCGTGATCAAACCCACCGAGGACGGCTACCTCTTCGCCTACGCGAACGACGCCTGGGGCTTCTACGAAAACAACCGCGGCAGCGTCTCGCTCCGTATCACGCGCGTGAACTGATGCCCCGCAGCCCGCGTTTGCCAAATCGCGCGCCGTGCGCACCATCGCGTTCTCCACGCGCATGCCTCGCACTCGCATCGTCATCATCGGCGGCGGCTTCGGCGGGGTGAAGTGCGCGCAGACCCTGCGCCGCGAACTCCGCCGCAACGACGCCGACGTCATCCTCTTCAACCGCGAGAACCACCTCGTCTTCAGCCCGCTGCTCGCCGACGCCGTCGGCTCCTCGCTCAGCTTGCAGGACGTCATCGTGCCGCTGCGCCAACTCCTGCCCGACGTCATTTGCCGCACTGAAGAGGTCGCCCACCTCGACCTCGCGCGCAACGAGATCGAATTCATCGCGCACGACGGCTCGCCCGCGCGTCTCGGCTACGACCACGTCGTCGTCGCCGCCGGCGCCGTCTCCAATCTCAATGTCGTGCCTGGCATGGCCGACCATGCGTTTCCGCTCAAAACCGTCGGCGACGCCGCCGTCCTCCGCACCCACGTCCTCCAGCAGCTCGAACGCGCCGAAGTCTGCGACGATTCGGAAAAACGCCGCTGGTATCTCTCGTTCATCGTCGTCGGCGGCGGCTACAGCGGCGTCGAGGCCGCCGGCGAGATCAACGACCTCGTGCGCGGTTCGCTGCGCTTCTTCCACCGTATCCGGCCCGAGGACGTCAGCATCACGCTCATCCACTCGCGCGACCAGTTGCTCCCGGAAATCAGCCCCTCGCTGCGCGAATTCGCCCGCGAAAAAATGGCCGCCGCCGGCGTGACGATCCGTCTGAACTGCCGCGTGACGCTCGCGACCGGCGAAGGCGTGGGCACCGGCGACGGCTTCGTCCGCGGCGGCACCATCGTCTGCACCATCGGCAGCAGCGCTGCGCCATTCATCGAGCGCATGGATGCGCCGAAGGAAAAAGGCCGCCTGCTCACCGAGCCCGAGCTCCGCCTGCGCGGCCGCACGAACGCCTGGGCCGTCGGCGACTGCGCGCTGATCGTCAACGCGCTCGACCGCCAACTCTCCCCGCCCACCGGCCAATTCGCCGAACGCCAGGGCCGCCAATGCGCGCAAAACGTCGCCCGCGTCCTCCTCGGCACACCCACGCGCCCGTTCGCCTTCCGCGTCCTCGGCCAGCTCTGCTCGATCGGCGGCCACAGCGCCGTGGCCGAGCTGTTCGGCCTCCGCCTCAGCGGCTTCTGGGCATGGTTCGCGTGGCGCGGCGTTTATCTTTTCAAAATGCCGTCGTGGGGCCGCCGCATCCAGGTCGGCGCCGACTGGGCGTGGCTGCTGCTCTTCCCGCGCGACCTCGCTTACATCCGCACCGACACCACCGAGCGCGTCACGCACGCACACTACGAACCGGGCGATTTTATCATCCGCCAAGGCGAACCCGCATCCGCCTTCTACGTGATCGAGAGCGGCGAAGTCGAAGTTGTTCGCGCCACCCAGGAAAATCCCGCCGGCGAAATCATCGCCGTGCTCGGCGCCGGCAGCTTCTTCGGCGAACAGGCGCTCATCAACAACCAGCCGCGCACCGCCTCCGTCCGCGCGCGCAGCGTCGTCGAAGTCGTCGTCATGGGCCGACACGTCTTCAGCACGATCTCGAAATCCCTCACACCGCTCCGTGCCGCGCTCACCGCCGCCATCACACGCCGCTCGGGCGCCTTCTGGCAGGAACGCCCGCGCGCCGTCGCCACGCTGCGCGCGCTCGCGCTGGCCGATTTCATCGAGCCCGCGCCGCAGCCGTTCCTCGCGCCCACGACGCCGCTGCGCGACGTCACGCGTCACTTCGCGGAATCGACGAACGACCTTTTCTTCGTCGCCGGACCGGGCGACCGCCTCGAAGGCATCGTCACGCTCACCGACCTGCTGCACGTCCAAGGCAACGGTGCTGCGGCCGACACGCCCGTTGCGCAATTCATGGTCGCCGCGCCCGCGGCGATCCTCGCGACCGACACCGCTCTGCTCGCCGCCTCGGCGTTCCGCGAACACGGCTACAAGTCCATGCCCGTCCTCGCCGACCCCGCCAGCCGCCGCATCGTCGGCCTCGTCCGCGCCCGCAAACTCATCGCCCGCCTCCTCCACGCCACGCCCGTCCCCGAGCGCTGAGCGGCTTTCGCGAGACAGCGCCCAGGTTTCCGGCGAGTCGGACGTAGACAACAAAGCCACGCCTTGCCATCAACCCGGGCGGACGCGGGCCACGTCCGTGATATGCTCCCGAAAATCATCGCCCGCCGCTGCGTCTCGTTTTCCACCGCGGTGCTGCTGCTGCTCACCATTGGCATCGCACAAGAAAAACTCCTCACGCCCGAGGAAA
This window of the Candidatus Didemnitutus sp. genome carries:
- a CDS encoding FAD-dependent oxidoreductase — encoded protein: MPRTRIVIIGGGFGGVKCAQTLRRELRRNDADVILFNRENHLVFSPLLADAVGSSLSLQDVIVPLRQLLPDVICRTEEVAHLDLARNEIEFIAHDGSPARLGYDHVVVAAGAVSNLNVVPGMADHAFPLKTVGDAAVLRTHVLQQLERAEVCDDSEKRRWYLSFIVVGGGYSGVEAAGEINDLVRGSLRFFHRIRPEDVSITLIHSRDQLLPEISPSLREFAREKMAAAGVTIRLNCRVTLATGEGVGTGDGFVRGGTIVCTIGSSAAPFIERMDAPKEKGRLLTEPELRLRGRTNAWAVGDCALIVNALDRQLSPPTGQFAERQGRQCAQNVARVLLGTPTRPFAFRVLGQLCSIGGHSAVAELFGLRLSGFWAWFAWRGVYLFKMPSWGRRIQVGADWAWLLLFPRDLAYIRTDTTERVTHAHYEPGDFIIRQGEPASAFYVIESGEVEVVRATQENPAGEIIAVLGAGSFFGEQALINNQPRTASVRARSVVEVVVMGRHVFSTISKSLTPLRAALTAAITRRSGAFWQERPRAVATLRALALADFIEPAPQPFLAPTTPLRDVTRHFAESTNDLFFVAGPGDRLEGIVTLTDLLHVQGNGAAADTPVAQFMVAAPAAILATDTALLAASAFREHGYKSMPVLADPASRRIVGLVRARKLIARLLHATPVPER